The nucleotide window CATGACGGCCATCGGCCTTGATCTTCTCCACCACTTTTTTCACGTCCTGCACGGCATTACGGTCGGCAATCAGCACGGCATCTTTGGTCTGAACGACCACCAGATCCTTCACCCCCACCGTCGTCACCAGGCCTGATTCGGCATAAACGTAGCTGTTTACCGTCTTGTGACTAATCACATCACCGTGATGAACGTTACCCTCCGGGGTATGGGCGCTGATCTCCCACAGTGAGGACCAGGAGCCGACATCACTCCAGCCCGCATCCATCGGCACCACGACGGCGTCTGCCGTGCGTTCCATCACCGCGTAGTCGATGGACTCTTCCGGGCAGGCGAGGAAGGCGTCTTCATCCACACGAATAAAGTCGAGATCCGGGTCAACCACGTCCATCGCTTTTTCGCAGGCGCTTAAGATATCCGGACGATACTTCTGCAGCTCTTCCAGATAGCGCCCGGCGCGGAACAGGAACATGCCGCTGTTCCAGTAGTATTCACCGCTGGCCACATAAGCCTGTGCGGTTTCAAGATTGGGTTTTTCGACAAACTGCGCCACGTCAAACGCCACGCTATCGCCTTCACCTGGCGTTACCGTGCCACGGCGGATGTAGCCGTAACCCGTTTCCGGCAGATCCGGCACGATGCCGAAGGTCACCAGCTTGCCGCTGTCGGCGTAAGGAATGGCAGCTCGTACCGCATCACGGAACGCGTCTTCCTGCTGAATGACGTGGTCTGCCGCCAACACCAGCATCAACGGATCGCAATCCGGGCTGCTGCGTTTTGCTGCCAGTGCCGCCAGGGCGATAGCCGGTGCCGTATTGCGTCCGGCAGGCTCCAGAATGATATTTTCAGTGAGTTTATTCAGCTGGCGCAGCTGCTCGGCAACGATAAAGCGGTGTTGTTCGTTACAGATCACCACCGGGCTTTCACACTCCACGCCGTGCAAACGGTTAACCGTCGTTTGCAGCATGGTGAGATCCCCTTTCAGGCAGAGGAACTGTTTTGGATAGAGCACGCGGGACAGCGGCCACAACCGGCTACCAGAGCCACCTGCCATCACAACCGGATACAACGTGGTTTGACTCATGATTTATCCCCGTATATCTGCAATAAATTGGCTCAGCACGTTCTCTTTCTCGAGCGTACGCTCGGCATATTCACGTGCCACCGTGTTCACTTTTGGCATGGCAAGTGCCTGCTCAATTCCACTCACCAGCGCAGAGACTGATTCCGGCTCCACGCAAACGGCGATCCCCGGATAGCTGCTGCATAACTGGCCTAATTCGGTTGCGGCTTCTGCCGTAATCACCGCATTACCGCCCACCGCCAGAATGTTGGTCAGCTTGGACGGCAGCACCGCATCTGCCGCACCGCGCTTTTGCACCACCAGATGGCAGTCGCCCATCTTCAGCAACGCAGGCAGTGCCTCGTACGACTGAAGGGGGAAGAATTTCACATTTGTCAGGCCACGCTCGCTTGCCATCTTCTCCAGCCGCGCTTTCCCACCACCCTGCCCGACAATCACAAACATCCACGAACGTTTACTAAGCTGTTGCGCGGCCTCGATAACGCTCTCCAGCCCCTGCTTTTCGCCGATGTTGCCGGAGTAAAGAATGATTTTTTGTTCTTCAGGCAAACCAAGCTGGGCACGTAACGCCTGCGCGTCACTTTCTGTCACGTCACGAAAACGCGCCACTTCAGACCAGTTCGGGAAAAAGATCACTTTCTCCGCCGCCACGCCCTTCTCCTGGGCTTTATTCATCATTGAGCGCGAGATGGTCGAAACGTAATCGACGTTATGCAGACTGCTACGCTCAAAAGCGCTGGCAAGCTTCGCAACGACGCCGCTCTTGCCTTTACCTGCCATCCCCAGGCCAAGCATGGCGTCCACTTCATAGTCCTGAATATGCAGCAGGGTGCGCGCGCCGGAGAGTTTGCCCAGCAGGCGCATGCCTGGCGTGCAAAACAGCGTCGGCACCACGCCGATAATGCGATCCGGCTTCCAGCGACGTTGCGCCATCAGCGGGAAGAAACTGCTCAGGGCAAAGCTGCCCAGATGAAGTAAACGTTTTAGCGTCGAGGGCTGCTTCGGCACGTACAGCGGGCAGCGCCACACCGTCGCGGCCCCCTCTTCGCGGCGATAACGCCAGCTGGAGTAGCGCTCGCCCACCTTCCACTCCGGGTAGTACGGCGGCGCGGTAATGACCCGCACGTCATGTCCCTGGCTCGCCATCCACTCGACCATCTCGCCGGTGTATTTCCCGATGCCGGTTAGCTCCGGCGAGTAGTTAATTCCATATACGAGGATCTTCATACACTTCATCCTTCAACCTGACTCTGCGTTGGCTGCGTCTGCTCACCCCAGTCACTTGCTTCAGGATCCCCAGTCTTGCCGCCTTGATCCAGGCAGAATGATTTCGTGTAACATCCCGGCACCTCAGCCTGACGTTCCGTGAGGAAATACGCCCGACTGTTGTCATGCACGTTACCACTGGCAAGCAGCGCCTCTGGCGTCAGCCAGCGGTAGTCGTCATGCTGGGAATCAGGCAGACACAGGTCTGCCTCACTCACCCTCAGGCGGAACCCCAGCACGATGTAGTGCGTGGAGAATCCGGTGCCTGAAAAGTTATCGTCATAGAAGTGCTGCCAGACCCCGTAAAACTGGCCCGCTGCCATCGGCAGTTGCAGGCCCAGCTCCGCCAGAGTAAGACGCTCAAAGGCAGTTGCCAGCGTCTCATCCTTCTGCACGCGCCCGCCGGGCACGAACCAGAAGCCCTGTGCAGGACGATTGGTTCGTTTCCCCAGCAAGAACTCGCCGCGTTCGTTCCCGACGATCAAATCGATTGAGATGAGCGGCGTAGAACGCACTACCGTGGCAAAATCTTCCTGACTTAAAAACATCGTTACCCCCGGAAGCGGTGCTGGTTTTCCAGGAACCACTGGTAAGTGCTGGCCAGCCCCTGCTCCAGTGACACCTCGTGATACCAGCCCAACTGATGCAGACGGGTCACGTCCAGCAGTTTACGCGGCGTGCCGTCCGGTTTGGTGGCATCAAACACCACGCGGCCCTTGTAGCCCACCACTTTGGCGATGGTCTGCGCCAGCTCGCGAATGGTGCAGTCCACGCCCGTGCCCACGTTGATGTGCGACAGCATCGGCTCGGTGTTCTCCTGCCACACCTCGCGATCCAGCTCCATCACGTGAATGCTGGCAGCCGCCATATCATCTACGTGCAGAAACTCACGCATCGGCGTACCGCTTCCCCACACCACCACGTCCGGTGTGTTCTCGGCGGTTGCCTCGTGGAAGCGACGCAACAGCGCCGGGATCACGTGCGAATTGCTCGGGTGGAAGTTGTCATGCGGCCCGTACAGGTTGGTCGGCATCACCGAGCGATAGTCGCGACCATACTGACGGTTGTAGGATTCACACAGCTTGATCCCGGCAATTTTGGCAATCGCGTATGGCTCGTTGGTCGCTTCAAGCGTGCCCTGCAACAGCTCACTTTCCGCAATCGGCTGTGTTGCCATTTTCGGGTAGATACAGGATGACCCGAGGAACAACAACTTGTTCACGTTATGCAGATGCGCTGCGTGAATGATGTTGCTCTCGATCATCATGTTCTCGTAGATGAAATCCGCCGGGTACGTGTTGTTGGCAACAATGCCACCCACTTTTGCCGCCGCCAGATACACCTGGTCAATGCGTTCATTCGCAAAGAACGCCTGCACAGCCTTGCTGTCGAGCAGGTTCAGCTCGTCGCGGGTGCGGACAATCACCTCTACGTCACCGCGCTGCTTCAGCTGGCGTTCAATCGCGGAACCCACCATTCCGCGATGGCCGGCGACAAAAATACGTTGTTTCGTCATTCTTAAGACTCCAGCGCGATGGCAACCTCGTAGCCATGAGACTTAAGCAGGGAGTGTTTTTTCGCTGCTTCAAGATCTTTGGCCACCATCTCGGAAACCATCTCCTGCAGAGTGGTTTCGGGTTTCCAGCCCAGGGTTTCGTGCGCTTTGGTTGGATCGCCCAGCAGGGTTTCCACTTCCGCAGGGCGGAAGTAACGCGGGTCAACCTGCACAATCACGTCGCCCGGCTTCACGCCCGGTGCGTCGTGGCCGGTTACCGAAACCACAATGCCCTTCTCTTCCACGCCGGTGCCTTCGAAGCGCAGTTTGATGCCCAGCTGTGCTGCGGCCATCTCAACGAACTGACGCACGGAGTACTGCACGCCGGTGGCAATCACGAAGTCTTCTGGTTTATCCTGCTGCAGCATCATCCACTGCATTTTTACGTAGTCTTTGGCATGGCCCCAGTCACGCAGGGAGTCCATGTTGCCGAGGTGCAGGCAAGATTCCAGACCCTGAGCAATGTTGGCGATAGCTCGGGTGATTTTGCGGGTGACGAAGGTTTCGCCGCGACGCGGGGATTCGTGGTTGAACAGAATGCCGTTACAGGCGTACATGCCATAAGATTCACGGTAGTTCACGGTGATCCAGTAGGCGTATAGTTTGGCTACCGCATACGGAGAGCGCGGGTAGAACGGCGTGGTCTCTTTCTGTGGGATTTCCTGCACCAGGCCGTACAGCTCAGAGGTGGACGCCTGGTAGAAACGGGTTTTCTTCTCAAGACCGAGGAAGCGAATGGCTTCCAGCAGGCGCAGGGTACCCATTGCATCAACATCAGCGGTGTATTCCGGGGATTCGAAGGAGACCGCAACGTGGCTCATCGCGCCCAGGTTGTACACTTCATCCGGCTGCACTTCCTGCAGGATGCGGGTCAGGTTGGAGGAATCGGTCAGATCGCCGTAATGCAGATGGAATTTCGGGTTCGCGGAATGAGGGTCCTGGTAGATATGGTCAACACGCTCGGTGTTGAACGAAGAAGCACGACGCTTGATACCGTGTACTTCATACCCTTTTTCCAGCAGTAATTCTGCCAGGTAAGAACCATCCTGTCCGGTAACGCCGGTGATGAGAGCGACTTTAGACATGTTTATTTTCTCCAACTTATAAGAAATTATTCAGTTTCAACGCGTTCGCGTATCACCACTGCGGGGTTGCCACGGCAAACTTTATTTGCCGGTAGCGATTTAAAAACGCTGCTGCGAGCACCAATAACCGTGCCGTCGCCAACAGAGACACCTGGTGCAACAAAGACATCTGTTGCCAGCCAGCATTTTTCACCGATCACAATAGGTGTGGCGGTAATATCAAAATGCGGGCTCATGAAATCGTGACTGCCGGTGCACAAATAACATTTCTGTGACACCACCGAATTCGCGCCAATCGTAATATCACCCAGGGTATAGAGCACGGCGTCGTCCCCGACCCAGGCATAATCCCCAAGCGTTAACTTCCAGGGATACGTAATTTTGACCGATGGACGAATGACTACGTTTTTTCCGATTTTTGCGCCAAATAAACGCAGTAAAAAAGCGCGCCAGCGATACAGTATTTGCGGCGACCAGGCAAATAAAGTTGCCTGTACCGCCCACCATAACTGCACTTTAATACCGCTCCTGCCGCGAAAATCTTTCGGCACGGAGAATCCTTTTAAATCCTGCATTACGTTTCCTTATATTTCAGACTTTGTTATATAAGGCTTTCGCTTTACCCGTCGTTTTCAGACGCAGAAAATAAGACAATTCCGCCCAAAAGCCCGGCACGCGTAATATCTTACGCTGGACGTTTTTGGCATCCTGGCATAATTCAAGATTATTCGAGGTTGACACCCCACCCATTGAAAATTCAGACACCAGACCGTTAATTCGACAGAATGGATAACCTGACTTATACAAACTGGCGGCCAGTGCATAATCTGATGACACTTTATACTGCAGATCGTAAGGTTGTTTTTTCAGCCCCTTTACCGGGAAGAAAATGGCCTGATGGCTGGCGGGCAAGCTGTGATAGATATACCAGCCCGGTTTGGCGCTACGCAGTACTTTATTACCGTCGCCAAAATCGAGCAGCGCATCACCAATGTACATCGCCTCTTCTTTCTGGCGAGCCAGCTGGCGGGCAAACAGCGCCACGTCATCATGGAACACATCACCGGAATTGAGGAAGATAGCATACCGCCCTTGCGCCATCGCGATGCCTTTATTCATGGCGTCGTAGATACCTTTATCTTTCTCGCTGATGTAACGTAAGTTGAACTCACCGTTGAGTTTTTCCAGAAACTCCGCCGTGCCATCGTTCGAACCGCCATCGACCACGATCCACTCAAAGGTGAGGCTCGGATCGCGCGCCAGATTGCGCAGCGAGCGCCAGGTTTTTACCACCCCTTCGTAGTTGCGAAAGGCGACAGTAACAACGCTAAGAAACATAAAATCACCTCGTCATGAATTCGTAATATTTAGCGCCTTGCGCAAAATAAACGGACAGACAATTAAGAATGCATATTCCGGGCTAAATATTGACCCTGTAAAAAACAGCGACACGGGCGTAAAAAGATAAAGCTGCACGCGAAAGTTTTGGTTATCACCAAACGCGTTAATCATCATTTTGAAAACGTTAAACAGATACCACAATGTCAACAACAGGGCGAACCACGAAAAATAAATAATTAACAGATACAGGCCATTGTCTATGGTTTTACCGACGTCCGCACCGTTAAAGATTCCGAATGATGCAACATATTCATAAAGTGAGCCGAATCTTACTACACCATCAATGTGGGTTAAGGAATAACCCACCATCACCAGCGGTCCGATGATGCGATAATAGGATGATGAACCTTCTGTTCCCAAATCTCCCAGACGTTCAGAGATGTATGGGAAGGCAAATATCACACCCACCATAAACACCGTCAGGGAAATAATCGCCAGCGGCAATTTTTTCTTAATCGCCTCTTTGTTCAGATACTGGAACGCCCACTCCAGCAGGTAAAACAAGATAAATGTCATTACCCCGGAAAACGATCCTGACAGAACAATCCCTGCAAGAATCATAGCATCGGTCTTAGGGGTTTTGATACCAAACTGTTTGATGCTGAGCCAAATTGAGATTAATGCCAGAGCAAAAAACGCCGGTTCAAAATAGAGTGCGGTGGTACGCTTTCCGCCAAACTTAATGAAGTTCAGAACGTAACTGTTACTGTAAATGAGATATTTCGAAATAATCTCCATCAGGCTACTGCCACCGGTCAAAATAATTTGCGCCATCTCCAGTGCAGCAAGCATAACAATTAACGCAACGGCAATATAAAAGAACCTGAGGATTTTCCGATAATTGTGCGGTGATATCGTTTTAAAGCGAATACTCCAGACCATGCCAATAATAATGACGATATAAACAAACAGCATGGTGGAGGTGACGTATTTACTGGCATCCAGCGACTGACCAAAGAGGTAGTTAAAGGCCGTCAGCCCTGACCCGATACCCAGCGCAATCATCAACTTCTTCAGGTTGATTTTCTCGACGTACAGCAAAAGCAGAACGGGCAAGAAGGTCACGATGGTAATCGGGAAGCTTTCACCCAACTGAGCAATCTTGACGTTGACCAGCAGGTAAATCAGCGGCAGCAGCAGATAACTACAGATTCTGATAGAACGAGACATACTCCTCCAGCATCTGTTGTCCACTGTAGGCCTTGCGACTGCGGTTGCGGAACGATTCCAGGCTCGTGCCAAACACGGCTTGCGCAATATCGGCCTTCGTCATCTGCACCAGCGGCAATACCTCCTGCTCCGCGAAGGTTTTCCCGCCCGATTTTTCCAGCACTTCACGCGCCGCATCGCTGTGGGTGGCAATCACCGGCACACCAATCGAGAGCGCTTCGCACAGGATCAGCGGGTAGTTATCCACGCGTGAGCTAAACACCAGCGCGTCCATGCCGTTCAGGGCGCTCATCAGTTTGCGCTTGTCAGTTTCAAACCCGTGGTTCACCACGTTTGCCCCAATGAACGGGGAAAACTTACCGAAGGTATGCAGTTCAATGTTGTCGCCCAGCGCCATGATGTCTTGCACCAGTTGCTGATTGGTTTTACCGTCGTAGCGCAAATCATGCGCGACAATAGCAATTTTCGGTTTGCCCGTGGTTTCCGCCACCGGCGTCAGCTCCGCCAGAATATCTTCCGTCGCCACATCGATACCGTTGTTAATGATTTTACAGCGCCCTGCGCCGTACAGACTGTTGAATGCGTCCGCCACGTGCTGGCTTGGGGAGATAAACGTGCAGCCAAGCGAGATCATGTCGCGAAACAGCTGACGTTTTCCCTCTACCAGCTGATATGCGCGATCAATGCTGACGGGTGGATAGTTGGTCAGCGTCGGGCATTTCTGACAGTTCGTTTTCCACCCTTCACAGCCGTCGGTAAACGCGCAGCGTCCGGTCACACTCCAGTGATCGTGCAGCGTCCAGACAAACCGGGTGTCCGGTTTATGCGCCTGCACGTTCTCGCAAAATGCCACCACCTCTTCCAGCTTCAGCCAGTAGCTGTGCAGCACGTGAAAATGCAGCACTACCGGGCCGGTGGTTCGCGTTACGGTGCGATAAAGGTTATTCAGGTTACCGAACAGATCGCGGTTAAACAGACGAAACAGTGCAATGTTGGCAATAGATGTCAGGCGCGGCGTCTGCTTCAGCACCTGCGGATAGTTATCGTGGCTGACGCTTTTCTTGCCGCTCTTGCCGTAGCCGTAGACAAAGCGCGACTGTAATCCTTTTTGCAGCGCACGCTGATGCAGATCCAGCGCTACACCGGCCGCCCCGCCTTCCGCGAGGCGCACGTTAAATTGCAGAATGTTCATTTGATCACCTTCACCCGGGCTTTTTCTCCCACCACCAGTGCGTTATCCGGAATGTTGTCCAGCACCACGCTACCTGCACCCACGGTGACGTTATTGCCGATAGTAATGTCGCCAATGATCACCACGTTGGCTCCCAGCTCGACGTTATTGCCGATAACCGGGCACGCCAGACTGTCCGGCCCACGGTTGCCGATGGTCACCGCGTGGCGAATGGTGAAATCATCACCCGCAACCACAAATTTATTAATCACCACTGCATAGCCGTGGTGAATGGTGAAGCGGCGGCCAATGGTCGCGGCAGCCTGAATTTCATAACCAAAAATGCATTCGGTGATGATGCGGTACAGCACCAGAGCCGGTGCCGCCCAGATATTGTTCAGCACATTTTTTTTGCGCCACACCGAGCAAAAGTGCGCGATGCGGTATGCCAGAACCATGCAGCATGGGCGCAGGCTCCAGCTGTTTGCGCGGCAATCTTCCAGAAACATTATTTCCCCCGAAGCCCATCAGCCAGGCGTTTACCATTGCGCACGGAAAACAGCGTGAGCAGCGTGCGCCAGTTCATGCGCTTATTGCGGATTTGATAGAGGGTAAAGAGCTGATACTTCCGGCTGGCACGGTCAAACTTGTCCTTGTGCTTGCGGTAAAAGTGAAAGTAGCCCGAGAATTTTTTCGGCGAGGAGGTGATTTGCATCTCCCCATGGTTGATGTGCAGGATCTGCGTGGCCTCTTCCACTTTCCACGGTTCACCATATTCCACCACCATCCGCAGGAAGATGTCGTAATCCTGCGCGGCCTTCAGTTCGGTATCAAACAGACACGCTTTAAAGCGCCATGCCCAGGTAAACACCTGATTGCCAATGATATTGCGCTTATAAAACAGACGGCGTGAGTACGGAGATTTCGGGTACAGCGGCAGACTCGCGGGCTGAGAGTAGACTTCACCCTGGCAGACATAGTCGTTGGCATACAGGAAAGCGTGCGTAACCAGCTGCTGTTGATGCGACAGGAAGATCGACAAACGATTTGGCGTCCATTCATCATCATCGTCAATACCGGTCAGATACTGCCCTTGCGCCTGCATAATCGCCTGGTTACGCACCGCACACGCCCCGGAGTTGATGGCGTTATGCGTATACATCACGCGCGGATCGTTGAGATCAGACACAAATTTCTGCAACTGTTCATACGAGGAAGAACAGTCATCAACGACGATCAGCTCCCAGTTATCATAATCCTGTCGTAGTACGGATTTGATTGCGCGGATCGCCAGCTGCTGACGGTTCCATGTCGGCATATAGATAGAAATCAAAGGGCGTTGTGTGGTCATGGTCTTTCCCGAATGAGTTCGATGCCCTCACCCCTGCCCTCTCCCAAAGGGAGAGGGGGATAATATTCCCTCTCCCTTTGGGAGAGGGTTAGGGTGAGGGGGGGGATGAACTTTTATTTGCTGTCCGATTTATATTCGTACTCGTAGTACCCGTAATCCTGATAACCACTCGCGCGACGGAAGATGGAGTTCAGGATCACCCCTTTCACCTCAATACCGTTCTGTTCAAAACGGCTCAGGCTGGTTTCCACCTCTTTGATGGTGTTCACCGCATAGCGCGCCACCATCAGCGTGGTACCTGCATGGCGGCCCACAACGGCAGCATCGGTGACGGCCAGAATTGGCGGTGTATCAATCAGCACCAGGTCGTAGTGTTTGCTCGCCCACGCCACCAGTTGGCTAAAGCGCTCACTCATCAGCAGTTCAGAGGGGTTAGGCGGTACCTGTCCACGCGGGATCAGGTCAAATTTCGGGATCGAGGTCGGTTTAGCACTTTCACTAATCTCCCCTTTACCGAGCAGGATTTCCGACAAGCCGTTGACGTTGTTGGTGCCCAGCAGCTCGTGGGTGTAACCCTTACGCATATCGCAGTCGATCAGCAGCACGCGTTTATTGGTCTGGCTCACCACCGCCGCCAGGTTGGCACAGACGAATGTCTTACCAATCGACGGGCTTACACCGGTCATCATCAGGACGTTATTTTTAGCCTGCATCATGGCAAAGTGCAGGCTGGTTCGCAGGCTGCGCACCGCTTCAATCGCCAGGTCAGTTGGGTTACCCACCGCCAGAAGCTGGCTCTGTTTGTAACGCTTAACGCCCTTCACGGTTTTGACGCTGTCATGCGATTTCTGCCACTCGGACAGAGGAATGCTGGCATACACGCTGATGCCATTCTCTTCCAGCGCCTGTGGGCTTTCGATACCACGGTTGAACAGCGAGCGCAGCAATACGCCGACGATGGAAAGCATCAGGCCAAGAATAATGCTGCCGAGAATAATCAGCGCTTTCTTCGGCTTCAGCACACCAGGCTGGGTAATTGCCGGGTCAACGATACGCACATCGCCGACGGTGCTGGCTTCGGTGATTTTCAGCTCCTGCTGTTTATTCAGCAATTGCATATACACCTGCTGACCAGATTCCACGTCGCGGGTCAGACGCACAATTTCCTGCTGCGTCTTTGGCATCGCGGTCACGCGGTTATTCAGCTTCGCCTTCTCTTCTTCCAGCGTCTGGCGTTTTTCCAGCAACGTGCGGTAGGCCGGGTGACGTTTGGTGTAGAGCTTGGAGATTTCGGCTTCTTTGAAGGTCAGTTCGTTGAGCTGTGCGTCAATGTTAACCATTGAATCGAGAACCGATTTTGCTTCCAGCGGTAAATCAACGGAATCTTTATCCTGACGATAGGCATTCAGTTTATTCTCTGCATCATCCAGATGAGCGCGCACCTCTGGCAGCTGTTTCGCCAGGAAGGCGAGGCTTTTTGCCGCTTCCGCCGATTTACGCTCCACGTTCTGCTCAAGGTAGTTGCGGGTAATGCTGTTGAGTACGTCGCGGATTTGATCTTTATCCTCACCGGTAAAGGTCATGCTCAGAACGCCGGTGTCCTTACCATTTTCGGTGACGGTCAGGTTATTTTGCAGATTATTGATCATCCCCAGCGTGGAAAATTTGGTGACCGTAAACTCACCCCCTTCCTGCGCCTGAATGCTGCTCACCATCATGCTGACGCCGTCTTTGGTGAGCATCTGCCCCACTTCACCCCGCGCACTAAAGCCCGCATCGCTGGTCAACTGATACTGTTGCGGGCTCAGCACGGTCAGGGTAAACGTCTGATCCGCGCCCCCTTTCGGCAGCACAAAATCCGTCACTTTCACGGTGTCATTGCTGCGGCCCATCAGGCGATCCCAGCCCGCACCAAATACCGGGAAGGTATTTTTGGTGACGGAAATATCCAGCCCCAGGTCGTGAACCGTTTTACCGAGTACCAGACGCGACTGGATAAGCTGAATTTCGGCGTCTGATGCCGGAGGCTTGTTGGCCAGCGCGGAACCAATGTCCTGCACCAGCGAGCTACCGGTGTTCTGCTCAATCTGCATCAGCGCATCGGCGCTGTAGATTGGCGTCGCGAACAGCGTATAGACAACCGCCGCAGCGGCAAATACGGCGGTGATCCCAATCACCCACCACTTCGCTTCTACAACGGTGCCGACCAGGCGACCAATATCAATTTCATCACTGCCCGAAGTCGGGGCGGCAGAAAGTTTTGTTTTTTCTGTCATTGTTATCCCTGCTGAGCTTTCAGTGCCTGCGCCCACTGACGGGCAGACTGGTCAAGTAAGGTGTATACCGCTTCAAACGCCTCACGACTTTTGCGATACGGATCGGGGATTTCACGTTCATTGTCCCAGTGACCAAACAGCATCACCTTGCCGCGCATCTCCGGCGCGATGTCGCACAGCGCGTGAATGTGGCGTTTTTCCATCGTCAGGATCAGGTCATACTCCCGGCACATCCGGCCGGAGACCTGGCGGGCGCAGTGCCCGTCAAGGGAAAGGTTGTGACCGTTGGCAACGCTGGTGGCACGTTCATCGGCACTTTTACCGACCAACGCACCAAGCCCTGCGGAGTCAACGGTGAGTCCGGGCTGATAATTTTTCAGCAACCGTTCCGCCGTCGGGGAACGGCAAATGTTCCCCACGCATACCACCAGAATTTTGTTAAACATCGCGGGTTACCAGGTATGAATGTCGCGCGCCGTATCCGTCATGTAGCGAACGCCACTGATGGTTGGCAGCAACTGGTTGATCAGGCGGTTCCAGCGGGCAACTGGCGCGGTGGTGACATACACCACATCGTATGGCTGCAGGCGGAACGACGTTGCCATTACCAAAGACGTCGCATCAGACATATCCAGCTGGTAGATATTGGCAATCTTGCCTTTGGCGCTGGCGTCGTTCTTCAGCGGACGGATCACGAAGATACCGCTGGCGTTGGAGGACGTCAGATCGATGCCTTCCGCATTGCCCAGCGCTTCGGTCAGGGTCATGCCGCTGAAGTCCATCTTGAGGGTGCTCTGCTTCTTCACTTCGCCCATCACGAACACTTTCAGATCGTCGTTGCGTGGTACGTAGAGAATATCGCCCGGATAGAGCAGACGATTCTGGGTCAGGTCACCGTTTTGCATCAGCGCCTGCAGGGAAATGCGCTGCTCTTTGCCGTTATGCGTGAGTACCACGTTGCGCCAGTCAGCGCCGTCGGTTAAACCGCCTGCGGCGTTAACGGCGTCCAGCACGGTGAGGGGGACGTTGGTAATGGCCTGCTGGCCAGATTTGTTCACCTGCCCGGAGATATAGGCTTTCTGCGAGCGGAATGCGGCGATATTAACGTCCACCTGCGGGTCAGCAATGTACTGCGCCAGGCGGCCGGTAATATCACTACGGATCTCGGCGAGCGTTTTCCCTGCAACATGCACTTTGCCGATATAGGGATAGAACATGGTCCCGTCAGACTGCACCCAGTTCCCGGTATCGCTTGAGCTGCGATACTGGCCCGCCGGAGTTGTCAGTTCCGGGTGGTCCCAGACGGTCACGTTGATCACATCACCTGGCCCTACGCGGTACTGATAAGAGGCTATTTCCTGGTCCAGAGACATATTCGGCTGGG belongs to Enterobacter cloacae and includes:
- the manB gene encoding mannose-1-phosphate guanyltransferase, with amino-acid sequence MSQTTLYPVVMAGGSGSRLWPLSRVLYPKQFLCLKGDLTMLQTTVNRLHGVECESPVVICNEQHRFIVAEQLRQLNKLTENIILEPAGRNTAPAIALAALAAKRSSPDCDPLMLVLAADHVIQQEDAFRDAVRAAIPYADSGKLVTFGIVPDLPETGYGYIRRGTVTPGEGDSVAFDVAQFVEKPNLETAQAYVASGEYYWNSGMFLFRAGRYLEELQKYRPDILSACEKAMDVVDPDLDFIRVDEDAFLACPEESIDYAVMERTADAVVVPMDAGWSDVGSWSSLWEISAHTPEGNVHHGDVISHKTVNSYVYAESGLVTTVGVKDLVVVQTKDAVLIADRNAVQDVKKVVEKIKADGRHEHHIHREVYRPWGKYDSIDAGDRYQVKRITVKPGEGLSVQMHHHRAEHWVVVAGTAKVTIDGEIKLLGENESVYIPLGATHCLENPGKIPLDLIEVRSGSYLEEDDIVRFQDRYGRV
- the wcaI gene encoding colanic acid biosynthesis glycosyltransferase WcaI: MKILVYGINYSPELTGIGKYTGEMVEWMASQGHDVRVITAPPYYPEWKVGERYSSWRYRREEGAATVWRCPLYVPKQPSTLKRLLHLGSFALSSFFPLMAQRRWKPDRIIGVVPTLFCTPGMRLLGKLSGARTLLHIQDYEVDAMLGLGMAGKGKSGVVAKLASAFERSSLHNVDYVSTISRSMMNKAQEKGVAAEKVIFFPNWSEVARFRDVTESDAQALRAQLGLPEEQKIILYSGNIGEKQGLESVIEAAQQLSKRSWMFVIVGQGGGKARLEKMASERGLTNVKFFPLQSYEALPALLKMGDCHLVVQKRGAADAVLPSKLTNILAVGGNAVITAEAATELGQLCSSYPGIAVCVEPESVSALVSGIEQALAMPKVNTVAREYAERTLEKENVLSQFIADIRG
- the wcaH gene encoding GDP-mannose mannosyl hydrolase; this encodes MFLSQEDFATVVRSTPLISIDLIVGNERGEFLLGKRTNRPAQGFWFVPGGRVQKDETLATAFERLTLAELGLQLPMAAGQFYGVWQHFYDDNFSGTGFSTHYIVLGFRLRVSEADLCLPDSQHDDYRWLTPEALLASGNVHDNSRAYFLTERQAEVPGCYTKSFCLDQGGKTGDPEASDWGEQTQPTQSQVEG
- the fcl gene encoding GDP-L-fucose synthase; translation: MTKQRIFVAGHRGMVGSAIERQLKQRGDVEVIVRTRDELNLLDSKAVQAFFANERIDQVYLAAAKVGGIVANNTYPADFIYENMMIESNIIHAAHLHNVNKLLFLGSSCIYPKMATQPIAESELLQGTLEATNEPYAIAKIAGIKLCESYNRQYGRDYRSVMPTNLYGPHDNFHPSNSHVIPALLRRFHEATAENTPDVVVWGSGTPMREFLHVDDMAAASIHVMELDREVWQENTEPMLSHINVGTGVDCTIRELAQTIAKVVGYKGRVVFDATKPDGTPRKLLDVTRLHQLGWYHEVSLEQGLASTYQWFLENQHRFRG
- the gmd gene encoding GDP-mannose 4,6-dehydratase, whose amino-acid sequence is MSKVALITGVTGQDGSYLAELLLEKGYEVHGIKRRASSFNTERVDHIYQDPHSANPKFHLHYGDLTDSSNLTRILQEVQPDEVYNLGAMSHVAVSFESPEYTADVDAMGTLRLLEAIRFLGLEKKTRFYQASTSELYGLVQEIPQKETTPFYPRSPYAVAKLYAYWITVNYRESYGMYACNGILFNHESPRRGETFVTRKITRAIANIAQGLESCLHLGNMDSLRDWGHAKDYVKMQWMMLQQDKPEDFVIATGVQYSVRQFVEMAAAQLGIKLRFEGTGVEEKGIVVSVTGHDAPGVKPGDVIVQVDPRYFRPAEVETLLGDPTKAHETLGWKPETTLQEMVSEMVAKDLEAAKKHSLLKSHGYEVAIALES
- the wcaF gene encoding colanic acid biosynthesis acetyltransferase WcaF, with amino-acid sequence MQDLKGFSVPKDFRGRSGIKVQLWWAVQATLFAWSPQILYRWRAFLLRLFGAKIGKNVVIRPSVKITYPWKLTLGDYAWVGDDAVLYTLGDITIGANSVVSQKCYLCTGSHDFMSPHFDITATPIVIGEKCWLATDVFVAPGVSVGDGTVIGARSSVFKSLPANKVCRGNPAVVIRERVETE